ATCACATGTGACGTCAGATACAAACCCTACAGGCTCCATTCCAAAACCAATGCTTCTGATCCAGACTCTCTAAACATTCACTATGCTTGACTCTTTGAGTTGTGAAAATCCAAGAGAAACGAACCTAGTTTATAAGGCACAAGCTTGTACTCGTTTAGGCTTATCTTTTTGTACTATCATGGACCTAAATTTTGGCTGTCAATAACAAACTTTCTTAAAAAGGGGAGACTGATGACAGGCAATTACATTGCTTCTTTCCTTTGTGGAGAGAAAAAAGACAAGCTACATTCTATTTATTGAGCTAAATTATTGCATTTTACTCATATATCAATGTTTCCAATGTACCATATCTTCCTTAAATAGTTTTTCTTTCCTAGCAGATAAACATTAATTCCAGTGACCCTTCAACACCCTCCTTCCTTATGTACAGAGTATGAAACTTTAGAGCAGTCTCTGGTAAGTGGTAACAAATACACATTTAGTTTGTAAATTGTAACCATGCTCTATATTAGTTGAAGCCCTTACCCGGTATTGAGAAAATTTAAGCACCTCACAACTCGTCATGCAAACTTTCCTTTGGCGAAGTGATTATCGGTTGTTGATATTCCAGGAGGTACCTTGTGGCTAATGATGCATGTAGAGCTGCACCATATGGAAGTGCATCTTCATTGACGGTATAGTAGGGTGTATGTCCCAGTTCGAGCTGCCCCCTAGTTTCGTTTTTCATCCCCAGGTAGTAGAAGTATCCTGGAATGGCCTCTGCAAAAAATGAGAAGTCTTCAGCTCCCATCACCAGTGGCATTTCCTTGATATTCTGGGTACCAAGCATATCCCCTGCAACATTCTGGAAGTGCTTGTGCAAATCTTTGTTATTTGCAGTTACCGGGTAGAAAGGGTCGTTAAAATGCACTGTTGCATTGCACCTCTGTACGCTAGATTGTAATGTGATAACCTGTCACTTGCATTTGTAGAGAATCAATGTCACAATAAGATATGAGATTATAAAAAAGATTCTTTAGACATTTTCAAGTGCTAGTGCCATAATGATATAGAGCTCGAAATCAATGACTTTTATCCACTTTACCTCTTCAATTCGTTGTTTGAGTTGCAGAAAGCTTTCTTTTGAAAATGCCCTGAATGTGCCTCCGATTGTAACGGAATCAGGAATGACATTAAATGCACCGCCACCTTTGAATTTAGCAACTGTGACAACCTGCACAgtttaatcattttcaaattcatcCTCTAGAAACAGGGAATAGAATTGGAGAAAGGATAAGAGGAAAGATTTCTCAAATTCAAATGGATTGATTACATCACTCCATGGTCCTGAAAATGATCACTGTGATGCTCAAATACAGATTTGTTTCAAAATCCaagctaacaaaaaaaaaatgtaagaatggatTCAGGTTTTGTGAAGCATCCAAAATCCTGTAAATGAACTTTCGTAGATGTGGCTAACTATCAGGAATCAAAAGATGGGGATCAAACTCTTAACTGCAAATCTAGAAGGACCTTGCAAACCACAAATTTCAGATATTGCTAATCAATCGTTGGAGAAGGCCAAAAAACAACCCAACGCTACGACTATTCCTTGAAGAAGACAGGTTCTATTGTTTGTTCAATTTGATTGAATGAATTCAGCACAAAAGTAATTACTCTTAAATTAGACATAGGCAGCTAGTTCCAGAGAGGATGAAGTACCTGTGAATCCAAGGGATCAGCTTCACGGGAAACCAGTTGCTGCAAACTAACTATCACATTTGAAGCTGCCAATATTGGGTCTATGGAGTGCTGGGGAAGGGCTGCATGGCCCCCTTTTCCACTAATTACAGCATCAAAAAAACCACAGGCAGCTAAAACGGGGCCAGACCTGGAGGCCACTGAACCAATAGGTACACGAGGTGAGACATGCAGCCCAAAGATGGCATCAATGTTCTCCAATATTCCAGTTTCTAACATTTTCTTTGCCCCTCCGTCTCGTTCCTCAGCCGGTTGGAAAACAAGAACGACTGTTCCCTATTGAAACCAGAAGCGATAATCACAAAATTTCTTCCATAGAAGACATGAGTATTCTGCAATATTACTTACCATCTTACTGATACAGTATCATGAACAGTGATATATCCCAACATGCAAAGTTGACTTTAATCTTGCAAAAAGAAGGCATAAAGAACACCTTTATATCATGTATGATGTTCTAGTCAATAGTCACTAACCAGCTTTCTATAGGTAAATTGGCTGTGTCATTGATATTACTACCATTAGAGATGCAACTAcacaatttcaaaatattttctcttaGCTATTGCTCTGTTGGTTTTGGACTAAACTACTGCAAAGGTCCATTCTTACTTAAGtaaccaatttaattaaaaatgcatATTTTATCACCAATGGTTACAAAAGTAAATAaatcataggatttataaaagAACTGGGTATAAGGAGTTTTTATGTTAGGAAAAGCCCTTCATCCCGTGACTTTGAGCATAAAGGTAGGTTCCTCAAAAGATACAAAGGATGGCCCAAAATTTCAATGAGAGTATAATGCCATGCCAAACTCCAATTTCATCATCTGATATTTGTGTGTGGAAGGGTGATAACTTAGAAGACTCTATGTAAGAGAATGTTCTAGGAAACTGTCAAATGTATAAAATGGtacaaaaacaagaaaggaTGTAAGAATAAAGGTTCTAGTGAAAACCAAAACCAAGCTTAGCTTGTCCTAATCTGCCTATGACTAACATATCACATTTGGCTAACTCACCTCACAAACAAGAGCATCATACCAAATAACTTCATAATCAACACATGTTACCAAACAGATATTTCCAAACCAACAAGTTCAAAAACAGCCATACAAGTATACAACATATATTCATCCCACGAGTTCTAAAACAGTATCACACAAGAAATTTTCCAACTACCAAATAGATGAATTGAAAAGAAAACACTATTCTTAGCAATGACAACATATAACCAAAAACAAGTTCTAAAGCAACTGTATTCATTGCAGCGAGAAACAATTTCTTTCTAACCAAACATGTCAATCCTTTCTTGAAACTAGGGTTTGCAATATTAACTGTGAATCTCTTGGATTGGATTGGGTTGTGTTTGTCCTTGAGGTTTGGATTGGacttccattttatttattattatgtaaCCTACTGTTGCAATATTCTGTTCCCATATTCTCCTTTAGCAAAGCTGTTTGGGTGAAGACAAAGGCTGCAATACCATGCGACTACTAAAATGCCATTTTCTATTCATTACTGAACTGGCTAGATCGGAGCGCCAATTTCTTTCCATCTCTTTGAAAATTATTactaatttcttttactttatcTTCCTATGTCAAATTTAGGTTTCACTTCCTTCTGGATAAAACAAACaagaacaacaacaaaattCTCTCAACAGATGCATTCATTAAAATCTTTCTCATCCCCGtatactttcttttttatagTGAGTCACATAACCATGTTTATAACTCATTTATTTAGCACTAAAAAACTTTACATTTGTATAAAACTACAGAATCTGACATTCAAATTATACTTGTGAAATTATGATAGTTGCCATTTACTTCCTTTACCAATATTGTGTTTGCCATGAAACATTTTTTAACCGATAATGAAATCAATTTTCGATCATGAATTATTTAATGCACAATGCTAACTGAAACAACCTACCAACCGGTCATAAAccgagacataacaggggaatGATATGATATGCCATTTCAAGGCATaagaaagtttgaaaaaaatgatagcAAGAAACCTGCACCTGCAAATCGTGGCGATGCTTTTGAAGCATCTTTGCAGCACCAAGAAGCATCGCAACATGGGCATCGTGCCCACAAGCATGCATCTTTCCTGGAATTTTACTTTTATGCTCCCATTCTACACCCTCCTGTGCCAATCAAACATCCACTGTTTTTCAACAATTGCCTTATTTAATCATATACTATAAACAATTTCCATTCTCATAAACCTTAAAGCATTAACCCCCAGTGCAACCAaacaatcaaaattcaaaacaacatGAGATTCTGATACATCTCCTAGTATGACTCAAAAAtccattcttccttttttttttttttttcttttctttcctttcctttcctttctttttctagCAATGCCTCTTAAACAAATTCATATAACGAGTAATACTAATGAAATTAGggcaataaaaaattgtattaccACGATCTAAGACcacaaaaaccaataaaaatcaattaagaaCAATTTCATTCCACATGCACCAAGGAAACACTTTTCCTGGAAAAAAATgcaacttatatatatatagaaccTGCATAGGCAGAGCATCCATGTCTGCTCTGATAGCAACGAAAGGAGGTTCGCCGGTGCCGATAAAGCCGACAACGCCGGTGACTGCAACTGGGAACCTATAGGGAATGTCCATCTTATCAAGCTCAGTTCTAATAAGTTTACTGGTCTCAAATTCCTCGAACCCAAGTTCTGGGTTCTCGTGGATTATCCTCCTAATGCCAACCATCCATTCAGAAATCTCAGGTTCTCTTGCATAATCGAGGAAGTCAGCCGAGATTTGTGCCAACCTCTCCGGGTTTGAGGAGCTGAGTGTCGCCACAAACATGTGGAGAATGAAAATCGAACGCAACCAGTTGCCCAAACCCATGATTTCTGCAACTGAGGTTTGAGATTTGAGGGGAGTTTGTGAGATTTACGGGGGTTTGAGAAATGGGCATGTGGGTGGCTTTTGTTTGGGAAACCAGAAAATGAGCAACCAGCTAACTACAAAAGTAGGGGTGATATCATCACGTGCGGTGGGAGATAGCAATATCTCTCGGAATCACAGTCTGCCACGTGGAAAAAACGTGTTAGATAAGGGTGtttatgtcattttttattaaaacaaggGTGGGTTGATAATTAATTGTCGGATGTTGGAACTTGGGAGCATGGATTAAATAGGAGAAAATTAGGGAGCAGTTGGTGATAATTGTCCTTATCTGAACAAGAAAATCCATCATCAGATTCCATACCTCAGgtttatttccttctttttttttttttaatctaataaaaaattctGAATTCATTGGGGGCTCGGCTGGAGCTCACTCATCGACTAATGACTCAAAAGAGAAAGTACGAGCATTTAATTGTGACATCTTAATGAaactttctttcaaaaatttactttttgtcAAAAAGCATAAAGGGGAGAACAAGTATGAGGTGttcaatacaattattaataacaaaaattataaaaaacatcttttaaggTAAAGTCTATCTTGATATTCCACATTTGGATAAGGAATAAAATTCAtaacactatatatatatataagtttttctTAAACTTGTAAACTCATTTTCGACTTAAATTTGACAATATCATTGAATGTGAACCGTTATAAATAGTATCAGAGTCGATCCACATTGTGGGGGTTTATTTAACTCTGAAGTATTTGTCTATCTGTTTGACCTTACAATTTTATATGACACAACAATGACAATATGTTTGTATAAGAACTTTTATAATATCTCATATTAGATATGAGAGAAAGTTTCTAATagtatttatgtattttatctcattttaaaagtatttgtttataaaaaaaaaaaaagttaaacaaaaaTACCTATAATTTGGATATAATAATAGTtacattaataatattaataatataaattcatatcataaataataatattaatgaggtgttaataataataatttaattagtctTAATATAGCATATAAAGCATAAAAgggcaaaacaaaaaacaaaaaaccaaaaacaaaaatttagaaatgaTCTAATGGGGTGTTTCCACAATAGTAacaatcaaaatataataatattatttttaatataatattaaaaatatgaataataaggTCAATAATAATCATGAATAATAACatgaataattcaaaatattaatattacaataaataatattgataattaaggaaaaagtgagttttgactcactaatttgaaaaaaaaaaaaaactacaatttttataaatcggttttatcttcatccattttaaaatatatgctatttttcataactcaaataattattttctagaaTG
Above is a window of Vitis vinifera cultivar Pinot Noir 40024 chromosome 11, ASM3070453v1 DNA encoding:
- the LOC100247351 gene encoding IAA-amino acid hydrolase ILR1-like 4, whose protein sequence is MGLGNWLRSIFILHMFVATLSSSNPERLAQISADFLDYAREPEISEWMVGIRRIIHENPELGFEEFETSKLIRTELDKMDIPYRFPVAVTGVVGFIGTGEPPFVAIRADMDALPMQEGVEWEHKSKIPGKMHACGHDAHVAMLLGAAKMLQKHRHDLQGTVVLVFQPAEERDGGAKKMLETGILENIDAIFGLHVSPRVPIGSVASRSGPVLAACGFFDAVISGKGGHAALPQHSIDPILAASNVIVSLQQLVSREADPLDSQVVTVAKFKGGGAFNVIPDSVTIGGTFRAFSKESFLQLKQRIEEVITLQSSVQRCNATVHFNDPFYPVTANNKDLHKHFQNVAGDMLGTQNIKEMPLVMGAEDFSFFAEAIPGYFYYLGMKNETRGQLELGHTPYYTVNEDALPYGAALHASLATRYLLEYQQPIITSPKESLHDEL